The stretch of DNA CGTGGAGTTGGTGGGAATAACGTAAGTATCAGTAACAGCTTCTTTGTTGGCGAAGAATACTTGAGAGGATTTTATAGTATTGGTCCAAGACAAAAAGTCGTTAGCGAGCTTAAACCACAAGACCATGCTTTAGGTGGTAAGCAGTTTATTACTGGGACGGCGGAAGTGCAGTTCCCGCTTGGACTGCCTAAAGAATTTGGCATGAAGGGAGCAGTATTTACAGATTTTGGCACGCTTTACAACACTGATGCCGCTAAATATAAATGTATCTCACCTGAATGTGTTTGTAGTACCGATGTTTGTAAGGCATCATCTGATGATGAGTTTGACTCCAGTAAGATACATAACACTAAGAAGTTTAGAGCATCGTATGGTGTTGGGATATTATGGGAATCTCCGCTGGGCTTTATCAGATTTGATTACGGTATTCCAATTAAAAAAGAAGCCTTTGACAAATTGGAGAGAGTAAGATTAAGTATGGGAACAAATTTTTAACTAAAAAGGAGCAATAAATGAAAATTTTAAAACTACTAACTGTATTATTCGCGCTGTGCTTATTTAGCACTGTCTGTTATGCAGAAACAAACCTCGGTTTGGTTGATATACAAAAAATTGCGCAAGAATCCAATGCTTTTAAGGATGCAATGGCGAAGATTGAATCTAAAGCTGGAGAATTCCAAAAAAACACGGAAAAGCTAAGTGCAGTTCTTACTAAGAAAGGCGCTGAACTGGAAAAACAAAAAAACGTTTTATCGCCTGAGGAATATAACAAAAGACAGGATGCGTTTAGCAAAGAAGTTGAAAAAGAGGAGAAGAACTTTTACAATCAAAGGATTGCTCTTGAGAAAGCAACTCAGACCGCTAAAGAGGCTTTGTTTTCTCAAACAAAATCAATAATTGAAAACATTGCAAAGACAAAGAGCATTTCGGTTGTTTTCGATAAAAACTTTGCTTTTTATAATGTGGATTCTATAGACATAACAAATGATGTGCTTTTGGAAGTAAACAAACAGCTGAAGTCTATAGAGATAAACTTATCCTAAGATAACTGTGGTACATAATAAAATAACAAGAAATTTTGCAAAGCTACTTTTAACACTGTTGATTGTAGCTTTTGTTTTTTGGGGGTTTGGCAATGCTTTTAGGAGCAAAGATGAAAATTATGCGATAAAAATAGGTAATATTGAGTACTCCTTCCATCAATGGAACCAAATGCTAAGTAATAACATAAAAGATGCAACGAGGGAACATGGACGAGAGTTGAATGCTGAAGAAATCTATGAGTTAAAAAAATATGTATTGAACCAAATTGTGGATAGCACATTATTGTATATTAAAGCACGAGATTGGGGTATTGAAGTAAGTGATGACATGGTGAGGAAAGAAATCTTAAAAATACCTGCTTTTTTTGATGGTGGCAAATTCAGCAAAAATCTCTTTGATCTAACCATAAAAAGTTATGGTCTATCAGAAGAAGGGTTTATTGCCAAAATTAAAGAAGAGCTGATAAGGGATATATTTGTTGGTTCTTTATCAGGCAATAAACTCGTTCTTACACAACTAACGCAAGTGGTGCTACAAGATTTCCTGGGCACTTATGAGTTTGAGCGTATTAGAATTCCTTTTGATGCATTTAAAATTCCTTCTACTGCTTCAAAAGAAGATTTGTTATCAATTTATGAGAAAAACAAAGATCAATTTAAAATTCCAGAGGAACGGGATATCACTTATGTTGATATTTCAATGAATAAGATCAAAGACTCTGTAGAAAAAATTTATGAAGAACAAACGAGAGAAGAAGGATTACGCAAGCTGTACCAGCAAAAAGCTTTTTTATTTACAGAACCTGAAAAAAGAGTTGTTGAGCAAATACAATTCAGTTCTCTGGATATAGCAAAGAAAGCCAGGGAAGAATTGATCAAAGGGGTAGATGTTAAGACTATTGCCAAAAAATATGCCCCTGAATTTAAAAATATTGACTTGGGGGAGATAACTGCACAAGACTTCGATGGAGATATATCCGTGCAATTGTTTAAACTTAACAAAGGAGGGATTAGTAACATAATAGAAACTCCATTGGGTCTTTATATTTTTAAGGTATCAGATATAATTTCTGCGAAAACAAAAACATATGAAGAAGTAGAACATATAATAAAAAGAGAGTATAAGAGGGAGCTTATTCAAAATCAATTTTTGTCAGTTGTAAAAGATGTCCAAGACGCCGTAAACAATGGACAAAGCGTAGAGAAAATTGCTAAAACGTATAATTTAGAAATACGTCAAATAAAGTTACGCTTTTTAAGCGAGCAAGAAAATCAAACTGATTATGCGCAATATGCAAAATATGCATTTAAAGCACCATTGAATGCCGCAGCTGTAATTAAAACTGGTTCGGATAAATTTTCTATACTGAGGGTGGATAAAATTACTGAATCAAAAATTCAAGATTTTGAAACGATACAAAACCAACTTCAACAAATGTGGACTAAAGAAGAGGTTGCTAAAAAAGCTAATGAACTTGTATTTGTTGCAAACCAGGGCTATGACACCGAACAAAATAAGGAGTTAGTCGATTTTAAAAAGGTTGATATCAGTATTGTTAAAGTTGCAATAGCACATATGGAGAACTTAAGCTATGCAGTTAAGAACGAAAGCGAAGCTAAATACATTGCTTTTTCAGAAGAGATGAAAAAGTTAGTGCAAGATGAGTTCACAAAGCCGCATATCTATAACTTAAAACGTGAAGTTTTGTTCTGGAGACACAAAAAAATAATACCTGCATCTCAAACTGAAATAGATAAACATAAGACCAGGCTTGAACCACGTATCCAGCAAATTGAACAAGAAGCAATCATCACAGAGTTATCTCAACATTTAAGGAAGAAGTATGGGGTGAAAATAAACCAAAAAGTGATGGATTAAGTAATTCTGCGTGGATTTTTAAAGATTTTTTAACACAATACAAACTATTGAATATGGGCTTGCATGATAAATTAGACATGTCTAAGATTGAATCAAAATGGCAGAAAATATGGAAAGAGAACAATGCTTATAAATGGGACATTTCTTGTTCTAGGGCTGAAACTTTTTCTATAGACACCCCTCCTCCAACAGTTTCAGGTGAGCTGCATATGGGGCATGTTTTTAGTTATACCCAAGCAGATTTTATTGCCAGATTCCAAAGGATGTATGGTAAAAATGTATTTTATCCTATAGGGTTTGATGATAATGGACTTCCTACAGAAAGACTTGTTGAGAAAGTTAAGAAAATTAAAAGTAAGGACTTATCAAGAAATGAGTTTGTTAAAATCTGCCAGGAAGTTGTTGCAGAAGTGGAGCAAAAGTATCGGGAGACATTTCAATCACTAGGATTAAGTTTCGATTGGGACCAAGAGTATCAGACCATTGGTGAAAAGTCTCGCAAGCTTTCGCAAATGTCGTTTATCGATTTATATAACAAGGGTAAAATAATCCGAAAATTTGGCCCCAGCTTTTGGGATGTAATTGATCAGACAGCTATTGCTCAAGCTGAAAATGTTAATAAAGAGCAAGTCGGTGTATTGAACGACATCAAATTCAAAACCAATGACGGGCAAGATATCATAATTGCAACCACCAGGCCAGAAATGTTGCCCGCCTGTGTTGCGGTTTTCTATCACCCAGATGACTTAAGATACAGTCATCTGATTGGGAAGAAAGCAGTTGTTCCATTCTTTGATCATAGCGTTGACATTTTGCCAGACCATGATGTTGAACAAGAGAAAGGTACAGGCCTAGTTATGTGCTGTACATTTGGGGACATCCAAGATATTGAATGGTGGAGGAGGCATAAACTAGGCACTAAAGAGTGTATTAGTCCTCATGGTAAGATGAAGAATGCAGGATTTTTAAATGATATGAAAATCAAAGATGCACGTCTGTTCATTATAGAGAAACTAAAACAAGATGGTAAACTTGTAAAACAAACTGAGGTTATCCAAAACGTAAAGTGTGCAGAAAGATCAGGGGGAGTGCTGGAAATTATCCCAACAGATCAGTGGTATATTGAAGTTTTACCTTATAAAGATCAACTACATAAGAAAAACGATGAGTGCAATTGGTACCCAAAGTTTATGAAGGAGAGATTAACAAATTGGATTAATGGGTTGAATCAAGATTGGTGTATCTCTCGTCAGCGGTACTTTGGTGTTCCGTTCCCAGTGTGGTATTCCAAGAGAAAAGGGGAGGAGGGTAAGGTGTTATTACCGAAAATTCATCAACTTCCTGTTGACCCATATACCGATTTGCCTGAGGGATATACAGCTGATGAAGTTCAACCAGAAACTGACGTGATGGACACATGGGCAACAAGTGCTCTTACTCCACAGCTCTCGAGCCTTGGAATTAATGATGAGTTAATGATAGATAAAGTCCGGCACAGTAAGTTATTTCCGTTTGATTTGAGGCCACAAGCTCATGAAATTATAAGGATATGGGCTTTTGGAACAATAGTGA from Candidatus Bandiella woodruffii encodes:
- a CDS encoding OmpH family outer membrane protein, with amino-acid sequence MKILKLLTVLFALCLFSTVCYAETNLGLVDIQKIAQESNAFKDAMAKIESKAGEFQKNTEKLSAVLTKKGAELEKQKNVLSPEEYNKRQDAFSKEVEKEEKNFYNQRIALEKATQTAKEALFSQTKSIIENIAKTKSISVVFDKNFAFYNVDSIDITNDVLLEVNKQLKSIEINLS
- a CDS encoding SurA N-terminal domain-containing protein, which translates into the protein MVHNKITRNFAKLLLTLLIVAFVFWGFGNAFRSKDENYAIKIGNIEYSFHQWNQMLSNNIKDATREHGRELNAEEIYELKKYVLNQIVDSTLLYIKARDWGIEVSDDMVRKEILKIPAFFDGGKFSKNLFDLTIKSYGLSEEGFIAKIKEELIRDIFVGSLSGNKLVLTQLTQVVLQDFLGTYEFERIRIPFDAFKIPSTASKEDLLSIYEKNKDQFKIPEERDITYVDISMNKIKDSVEKIYEEQTREEGLRKLYQQKAFLFTEPEKRVVEQIQFSSLDIAKKAREELIKGVDVKTIAKKYAPEFKNIDLGEITAQDFDGDISVQLFKLNKGGISNIIETPLGLYIFKVSDIISAKTKTYEEVEHIIKREYKRELIQNQFLSVVKDVQDAVNNGQSVEKIAKTYNLEIRQIKLRFLSEQENQTDYAQYAKYAFKAPLNAAAVIKTGSDKFSILRVDKITESKIQDFETIQNQLQQMWTKEEVAKKANELVFVANQGYDTEQNKELVDFKKVDISIVKVAIAHMENLSYAVKNESEAKYIAFSEEMKKLVQDEFTKPHIYNLKREVLFWRHKKIIPASQTEIDKHKTRLEPRIQQIEQEAIITELSQHLRKKYGVKINQKVMD
- a CDS encoding valine--tRNA ligase, which codes for MGLHDKLDMSKIESKWQKIWKENNAYKWDISCSRAETFSIDTPPPTVSGELHMGHVFSYTQADFIARFQRMYGKNVFYPIGFDDNGLPTERLVEKVKKIKSKDLSRNEFVKICQEVVAEVEQKYRETFQSLGLSFDWDQEYQTIGEKSRKLSQMSFIDLYNKGKIIRKFGPSFWDVIDQTAIAQAENVNKEQVGVLNDIKFKTNDGQDIIIATTRPEMLPACVAVFYHPDDLRYSHLIGKKAVVPFFDHSVDILPDHDVEQEKGTGLVMCCTFGDIQDIEWWRRHKLGTKECISPHGKMKNAGFLNDMKIKDARLFIIEKLKQDGKLVKQTEVIQNVKCAERSGGVLEIIPTDQWYIEVLPYKDQLHKKNDECNWYPKFMKERLTNWINGLNQDWCISRQRYFGVPFPVWYSKRKGEEGKVLLPKIHQLPVDPYTDLPEGYTADEVQPETDVMDTWATSALTPQLSSLGINDELMIDKVRHSKLFPFDLRPQAHEIIRIWAFGTIVKAMYHQDTIPWKNLMISGWCLAADQSKMSKSKGNVIVPEKLIKEQGADVIRYWASNSKLGTDIIYNEQAFKIAKKLITKLWNAAKFVESHIKYVSDNHINVNDDVSKGQIFCDLDLWIISKLHQVINAATKSLNEYEYCDARTAVESFFWHNFCDNYLELVKARVYDELNQSPEQKYSAALTLRYVIHAILRLFSPYIPHVTDEINSALFMGSESITRINQWPKVDHYYFDEKYVKLGDDVVNILELIRKYKSMNELSLRAEIGEVTYSIEGREEIMPMSALLDLKNAANCESLSFNVRINTVEKLESDCGKYNVSVAYKG